A genomic region of Dactylococcopsis salina PCC 8305 contains the following coding sequences:
- a CDS encoding LysR family transcriptional regulator: MEIYQLKVFLEVAHCLSFTEAAYNLNLTQPAITAKIKSLESELNTPLFNRLRRKIELTEVGKILANESVKIIELEAEVINKIQEFKQGGFGTIKIGAYSAIADHWLSYFLYKYRKEYPGIQTQLQTFSSSESLAKSLTNQDIDVGFSIISFKENSNLIDIKIDTVNYYIFVHKQHKLADKKWLSLRELLNYQWVIGSENFSSRLMWASRLSELGIKFSDFKQLEIVDTLGLMKTYLTQGNYIGFASDLELPSYEGSNLVAIPIQEFPLKANLFMLIPKYYEHYLAVEYKSKTKTSKESTPIEKFISLLLNVFQEKESKKSEVKDSFTLNPKLKQPRLNLLQKSTNKPEKIAIRIGTQNQTISTVTAGLIPQKLGLIEHFLPRSKRYHSVEYDLQLIDFSMGQPIVEGLHNNELDIGILGDYPLLQSAKTIGSSGQTILVSFVAINPEGTGNAIVVPQKSQIKTLEDLQGKFIELPFGSSAHGMVLRALKHFDLLADVNLYPMNQSMTKTVNTKKDTSSIYAHFSPFHELAHFQDKYQYLLNGNLSGLPSFSGIVVRKEFAETYPEIVISYLQAIIGAQYWYLNTPSAFSLISQWTNISPEILSHILSSTYQKEYSNLFIPELNVRQDWIQSHIDQLQSIPNHEYLEDISLQNWIQTDFIHAAATMN; encoded by the coding sequence ATGGAAATTTATCAGCTAAAAGTTTTTTTAGAAGTAGCTCACTGTTTAAGTTTTACAGAAGCAGCCTATAATTTAAACTTAACTCAACCAGCAATTACTGCCAAGATTAAATCCTTAGAATCAGAATTAAATACACCTTTATTTAATCGTTTAAGACGAAAGATAGAGCTAACAGAAGTCGGTAAAATTTTAGCTAATGAAAGCGTAAAAATAATTGAGTTAGAAGCTGAAGTAATAAATAAAATACAAGAATTTAAGCAAGGAGGATTTGGAACCATAAAAATTGGTGCTTATTCTGCTATTGCAGACCATTGGCTCTCTTATTTCCTTTATAAATATCGTAAAGAATATCCAGGTATTCAAACACAATTACAAACTTTCTCTTCATCTGAAAGTCTGGCTAAGTCTCTAACCAATCAAGATATTGATGTCGGATTCTCTATAATTAGCTTTAAAGAGAATAGCAATTTAATAGATATTAAAATTGACACTGTAAATTACTATATCTTTGTTCATAAACAACATAAGTTAGCTGATAAAAAATGGCTGAGTTTAAGAGAATTACTTAATTACCAGTGGGTCATAGGATCGGAAAATTTCTCTAGTCGTTTAATGTGGGCATCTCGTCTTTCAGAATTAGGAATTAAATTTTCTGATTTCAAACAATTAGAAATTGTTGATACTTTAGGACTAATGAAAACCTATTTAACTCAAGGCAATTATATCGGCTTTGCCTCTGATTTAGAACTACCTTCTTATGAGGGCTCAAATTTAGTTGCAATTCCTATACAAGAATTTCCTCTAAAAGCTAATCTTTTTATGTTGATTCCAAAATATTATGAGCATTATTTAGCTGTCGAATATAAATCCAAAACTAAAACTTCTAAAGAATCAACTCCGATCGAAAAATTTATATCGTTATTATTAAATGTATTTCAAGAAAAAGAGTCTAAAAAAAGTGAAGTAAAAGATTCTTTCACCTTGAATCCAAAATTGAAACAACCTCGGCTTAATTTACTCCAAAAATCTACAAATAAACCTGAGAAAATAGCAATTAGAATTGGCACTCAAAATCAGACTATTTCCACAGTAACAGCAGGATTGATTCCTCAAAAATTAGGACTGATTGAACATTTCCTTCCACGTAGCAAACGCTATCATTCTGTTGAATATGATTTACAGTTAATCGATTTTTCTATGGGACAACCTATTGTAGAAGGTTTACATAATAATGAGTTAGATATTGGAATTTTAGGAGATTATCCACTTCTACAAAGTGCTAAAACTATCGGCTCTTCTGGTCAAACTATCTTAGTGAGTTTTGTTGCAATTAATCCTGAAGGAACAGGAAATGCAATCGTTGTTCCTCAAAAGTCCCAAATAAAAACTTTAGAAGATTTACAAGGAAAATTTATAGAACTGCCATTTGGTTCTTCTGCTCATGGCATGGTATTACGAGCTTTAAAGCATTTTGATTTGCTTGCCGACGTTAACCTTTATCCTATGAATCAATCTATGACAAAGACTGTTAATACTAAAAAGGATACGAGCTCAATATATGCACATTTTTCACCATTTCATGAATTAGCCCACTTTCAAGATAAGTACCAATATTTATTAAATGGCAATTTAAGTGGCTTACCAAGTTTTTCTGGAATCGTGGTTCGTAAAGAATTTGCTGAGACTTATCCAGAAATTGTCATTAGCTATTTGCAAGCTATCATTGGTGCTCAGTATTGGTATCTTAATACGCCAAGTGCTTTTTCCTTAATTAGTCAATGGACAAACATTAGTCCAGAAATATTAAGCCATATTCTTAGTTCAACATACCAAAAAGAATATTCCAATCTATTTATTCCTGAACTTAATGTACGCCAAGATTGGATACAGAGTCATATTGATCAATTGCAATCCATTCCTAACCATGAATATTTGGAAGATATTTCACTTCAGAATTGGATTCAAACAGATTTCATTCACGCTGCAGCTACTATGAATTAA